ATGCGTTCATAGGGGCCTTCGGTGAAGCGGCCTATTACCGTGCCATAGATGGCTTGGGTTTGAAGCGCGAGGAATGGAAGTGGGAGGAGTGCGGTCAGTCAAAGGAGGCGCTCGAGTCTGAAAAAGGCCGGGCTCTGTATGAATATATAGACAAGTGGTTCAGCGAGCGCACCGCGCAAGAGGCTCAGGACCACATGGACAAGTATAAGACGCCAGTGGCTATCGTTAAGACTCCAAAGGATATCTATGCCGATCCCCACTGGCATGCCAGGGGGAACTTCATTAGGTACTACGTCCCTGCCATTGACAGAGAGGTCGAAGCGTTCGGTTTCGTTCCAAAGTTCATGGACACTCCAGGCCAGGTGTGGCGCGGGCAGGTGGACATCGGTTATGACACCGAGAGGATACTCAGCGAACTTCTCGGCTACACCGACGTCGAGATCGAATCACTCAAAGGGAGAGGCATAATCGACTAGAGTCGGCGCAAGGGAAACTGACGTGATGTCGTGCGAACCACCATAGGGGACAGTTGCACCGGGGGAACTTAGCGGAGGTTGAATCGTCTGGGAGTTGGCTTTCGGAGCGTGAGCTCATTTAGGCCTGAACCGCCAAGAGGTTCAGGTAGGGTAGCTGACTGTAAAGTCACAAACAAATGATAGGGGGTATTTATCATGACAATCAAGAAAATAGGCGTGTTGGGAGCCGGCGCAATGGGGACAGGTATAGCCCAGGTTGCGGCACAGGCCGGTTATGAAGTAGTCCTGGGTGATGTTGAGATGGCCTTCGTCGAGAGGTCGGTGGCCAATATAGGCAAGCTTCTGGACAAGAACGTAGAAAAGGGCAAAATGACCGCTGAACAAAAGAATGCTATCATGGGCCGCTTCACTCTTACCACGAACCTAGATGATTTTGCCACCGTTGACTACTTCATAGAAGCCATTGTCGAGGACCTCGAGATCAAGAAATCTACTTTAGCGAAGGTTGACAAGGTATTAAAACCCGATGTCGTCATGGCTAGCAACACTTCCTCAATGTCTATCACGGTTCTGGGATCTGCCACCAATAGGCCGGAAAAATTTGTGGGTATGCATTTCTTCAATCCAGTTCCGGTTATGAGGCTTTGCGAAATCATCCGCGGCTACAAGACCAGCGATGAAACCGTGAAAATAGCTTCTGAGCTTGCTCAGGCCTTTGGCAAGACCACTGTTGAAGTCAAGAAGGACACCCCAGGATTCATCGTAAATCGGGTAATGATGCCTCAGTTCCTGGAGGCTATTCGCCTGGTTGAGGAAGGGGTTGCTACTCCGCAGGACATCGACACCGCAGTGACCCTGGGTCTCAACTATCCGATGGGGCCTTTTACCTTGATGGACTTCACCGGAATCGATATCTCAAAGTTCGTTCTCGATTACTTCTACGAGGAAACCAAGAATCCGTTCTGGGCTCCTCCCTATACTCTGAAGGCTATAATCAGGGCTGGTAAGCTGGGCAGGAAGACCGGAGCGGGATGGTACGACTATAGCAAGTAAGGGTTCATCTTTGACTATTAAGAAGGGTTCAGGGAAAGGATAGAGAGTTGCAAGGGGTGCACTGACGGGCTGGAGAGCCCAAGGGATAGAGAATAGACTGAATAGATTAGGAGGAGAGGCCCTTTTACATGGAAAGGGCCCTCCTGCTAGGAATTAGTGCAGCACTTGCAATTGGGGCGAAATCTAGGATCTGACGAACGAAAGGGGAGTTGCCCATGTCCTACGAAGCGATTCAGGTAACCAGAGAAGGCAAGGTGGCGGTCATCACCCTGAACCGCCCTCCCATGAATCCCTTGAACAGCGCGGTATTCAGGGATTTAGCTAAAGCAGCGGACGAATTCAGCACCGATGCCAGAGTGAAGGCGGTTATTATTACTGGGGCTGGAGGTAAAGCATTTGCGGCTGGGGCAGACGTCTCGGAAATGGCTACTCTTACCCCTGTGGAGGTATACAGTTTCTGCCAGGGCTCGAAGATAGCCTTTTCGAAGCTGGAGAACCTGAATAAACCTGTTATTGCCGCTGTAAGCGGGGTGGCGTTTGGTGGTGGTTGCGAGTTAGCGTTGGCTTGCGATTTTCGTATTGCGGCGGACAACGCGAAGTTTGCCTTTCCGGAAACTGGCCTAGGTATAATTCCCGGTGGTGGTGGGACACAGAGACTGCCTAGGCTGGTCGGGGCGACCAAAGCCAAAGAACTAATCTTTCTGGGCGACATAATTGACGCTGTTACAGCAGAGAGAATCGGGCTAGTAAACAAAGTGGTGCCGGCGGATGCCCTCATGGAAGAGGCCATGAGGATGGCCAATAAATTGGCGGAGAAGCCCTTAGTTGCCATACAGATGGCTAAGGCCGCTATTAACCTGGGGGGGAATGTTGACCTTACCTCTGGCTTGGAAGCGGAGATTCAGAATTTTGTCATCGCTTTTGCCAGTGCGGATGGCAAGGAGGGCCTATCAGCGTTCGTGGAGAAGCGAAAACCGAACTATACGGACAAGTAGATGATAGACAATACACGATGGAAATGTGAGGTGAAGGGAATGAGCGAGTTACCCAAAGGGGGAACCTTTCTCTTCGGTCAGACCGATCCTCAAAGCGTGTTTACTCCGGAGGACTTTACCGAAGAGCACAAGATGGTCTATCGGACGGCGTTAGGGTTTGTTAATGACAAAATCCTGCCCGTAATGGATGACCTTGAAGCCAAGAAGGAAGGCCTTAACAGGGAACTTCTACTAATGGCTGGAGAACTGGGACTTCTGGGGACCGATGTTCCGGAGGAATACGGCGGATTCGCCATGGACAAGATCAGCACCAGCATTGTGGCGGAGTGCATGGGACGTGCGGGTGGATTTGCCATGACCCATGGGGGGCAGACGGGTATTGGTCAGTTGCCTATTGTCTATTTTGGCACCCATGAGCAGAAGATGAAGTACCTGCCAGGGATTGTCAGCGGCGAAAAAGTTACTGCGTACGCCCTGACTGAACCGGGGGCAGGTTCAGACGCTTTGGCTGGAAAGACATGGGCGGTCCTCAGCCCGGATGGAAAGTACTACATCTTGAATGGCACCAAACAATTCATCACCAACGCCGGATTTGCTGACCTGTACATTGTCTTTGCCAAGATAGACAGGGACAAGTTTACGGGCTTCATCGTAGAAGCCGACTCCGAAGGCCTTTCTACCGGTCCCGAGGAACACAAGATGGGGATCAAGGGCTCGTCGACCAGGACGGTGATACTTGAAGACGTAAAGGTTCCGGTTGAAAACGTTCTTTTCGAGATTGGCAAGGGACACGTAATCGCCTTCAATATTCTGAACATGGGACGCTATAAGCTGGCGGGCAATGCCGTAGGTAACTGTAAGTTCGCCATTGAGCTGTCTGCACAATATGCAAATGATCGCAGGCAGTTCAACCAACCAATCGCTGAGTTCGGTCTTATAAAGGAAAAACTAGCCGAAATGAATACCAGGACGTACATCGCCGAGAGCATGGTCTACCGTACGGGAGGATTGCTGGACCAGATGATGCACACGTTGGATTTGTCTGGTCCTGACAGCGGCCAGGTGGCAGCCAAAGGGATTGAGGAATATGCATTGGAGTGCTCAATGAACAAAGTTTTTGCCACTGAGGTTCAAGGTTATGTTATGGACGAAGGCGTACAAATTCATGGAGGGTACGGATTCACGTCGGAGTACACCATTGAAAGGCTGTACAGAGACTGCAGGGTATATCGGATATTCGAGGGCACTAATGAGATTAACCGGACTGTCATAACGAGTACCTTGGTCCGCCGCGGACTGAAGGGAGACATTCCGCTCAAGGAGGCCATTGAAGGATTACGGGCCAGGTTAGCATCCGGAATTGGACCACGGCAAAACGAAGGCGAATTGGTACAGGCTGCGAAAGACATGCTGCTGTTGAGCTTGGGTGTGGGCATTGATAAGTATGGTCAGGGTCTGCTCAAGCATCAAGAGATTGTCGGGAAAATCGCGGACATGGCCATGCTTACCTTTGGAATGGAGAGCGGTTGGCTCCGTGCCCAGAAGGCATTAGCCAATACTGGCGAGGCGGACGCAAGAATTAAGCTAAACATGGCGAGAGTCTTTATCAATTCCGCTATTGGCACCATATTTAACTTGGCCAGAGAGGTCTTGGCAGGACTTGCCAGCGGTGAGGAATTAGCTGGGCTCCTGGCGGACTTGCAGAAGTTGTGCCAGTACACGCCGAGCAACACCATAGCTATGAGACGGGAAATTGCGGCGGCTGTCTCGGCGGCGGCTAGGTATGTTGCGTAGGGTGGCCGTAGCAAAGGATTCTCTCATTCGGCTCAGTCTGAGAGGTAGAAAGAGAGACCCCAAGGGTAACCCGTCGAGAATAGCTTGGGGCAGTAGCCTAGGCATGTGTTGGCGTTGGTTTAGTTCACTGGGAGTCGAATAAATGTGAAGGGGGAGATGGAGAATGTCGGGAAATAATTCGGGCGCAGGATTCGCTAATCCGACCCCTGCGGGTCTGGTGGCACTATCAATGGCTTGCTTCGCGTTCTTTGCACTGTTAACGGGAAGGGTAGACCACTCGACCACACCGGTTATGGCTTTTTGGCTGCTCGGCGGGTTCATTGTACAGATAGTGACAGGCGTCATTGAGCTGAGAGAGGGTAATCTTCCGGGAGGTAACATATTCACTTGGTTCGCCGCATTCTTTATGTTCACTACCGGGTGTGTCTTCCTTTTTGAGTATCTCGGGCATTCTCTTAACTGGCATATGAGTGGTGCCGTAGAAGGGTGGGCCTGGGCAGCATTGACGTTATCGTTATTATTCTGGACACCGGCTTATCTCAAGGCGCCGCTGTATTTGTTCGCAGCGATAGTGTTTATGGATGTTGCTTGTCCAATGCTTACTCTGATGAAGCTAGGCATCCTGGCTCCGACGGTTGCTCCTATTATTGGGTGGCTCATGCTAATCGCGGGTTTACTCGGTCTGTGGCTAGGGGCCTGCATAGTCGTCAACGGGGTCTTTGGACGAGAGGTATATCCCTGCCCGGGACCCATTTTAAAGGATTAAGGTGAAAGGTGTACTCAGGAACCGGATCCTAGAGGACTAACGGTAGGCGCTCGTGCATCGGTCTTTAGGAAAGCTTAGTGGCAGGAACGTTGTAGTAAGGAGTAAGTCGCCCCCCGCGGGGTTGGCTGGCGAGTCAAATGAAAGGGGCGTATGCCTTAGGGAGACCAGGGCAGTGTTATGGGAGTGTGGCTGCGATTGTCCGAGTTTCGCGGCGCGAGAAGGTCCTATAAAGTACCGGGTCCTTGGCCTGGCCGGGGTATGGACACCTAGCCCCTGAAGCGAAGTCGGCGCGGAATCAGATTGAGCGAATGAGAAATATGCGATTCTGACGCAATTATGTCCCTAACTACGAGGGCACCGGTCTTAGGACCGGTTGCCCTTTTTGTTTTATCTCGCTAGGGCAAAAGGTTTGTCACGAACGCCGGGGACAGGGGAGAATTGTGGATATTTTTTCGGTGGTGAGGTAACCACGAGGGCTATCGGGGATTGGGCTTCGGTTATCTTTCGTAGAGCGCTTGAGAGGGGGGAAGGTAGCGGCGATCACGAATCGGGTGTGTTAAAGGTTGGAGCGGGTAACTGGTCTTATCATTGAGGGTTGGAGGTGAAAATGGTAATGAACGTCTGCGGGCTAGTAAGTAGAAATGCCTCGCTTCGCCCGCACAGTAAGGCTATTATTTGCGGTGATGACGGGAGGATATATAGCTGGTCCGAGTTTGAGAAGATGGTCACGAGATTCAGCAATGCCCTGGCAAGTATGGGGGTGGAAAAAGGGGATAGGGTGGCAATTTACCTGCCGAATTCGCCGGAGTTTTTATTCACGTATTTCGCAGTAGCAAGGATAGGAGCCATAGCCGTTCCGTTTAACATTTTGTTCAGAAGCGGAGAAATAACGTATGTCCTCAACAATTCAAGGGCCAAGGTGCTGGTTGGTGCTTCGGCCGAGACGAGAGAGTACCTTGCCGGCGCCGGGGGTGACGTGCCTCATCTAGAAAAGGTCATTACAGTGGGGGAACGGATAAATGGAAGCCTCGATTTCCATGCGTTGGTGTCGCGTGCTCCAGAAGCGTTCGATGTGGTTGACTGCAGCCCTGATGATATAGTATCTATACTTTACACCTCGGGCACCACCGGACAGCCGAAAGGAGCTATGCACAGTCACGGGAATTTGATGGCCATCGGGACACTGAGCTCAAGAATCTTACGAATTGACGACCAAGACGTTCTGCTGACGCCGACTCCCTTCTGTCATATATGTTTTGTGTTGAGCGCGCTGGGGCCTCTGAATGTAGGAGCCTGCTCAGTGACTATGCGGAGATTCAGTCCGGACAAGGCACTGGAGCTGATATCGCGCTACCGGGTCACTCACTTCACCGGTGTTCCTACCATGTTTATATACATGCTGCATCATTTCGAAGAGGATAAATACGACCTCACGTCTTGGAAGTATGCGTATGCTGCGGGAGCTTCTATGCCGGTCCAATATATTAAGGAAGTAGAAGAGAAGTTCGGAGTAGAGTTTGCAGAACTGTACGGTCTCACCGAGACTACCTCCACGGTAACGTATAATAGGATCGGACACGGTAAGAAGGGATCAGTTGGGCTCGCGGCTGAGGGGACCGAAGTGAAGCTGGTGGACGAGGCCGGAAACCAGGCCCGGGTCGGTGAAGTTGGCGAGATACTGGTGAAGGGACCCGGAGTTTTCAAGGGTTACTGGGAAATGCCGGAGGCAACCAGGGAGGCATTCGACGGGGAGTGGTATCGCACTGGTGACCTTGGGAAATACGATGAGGAAGGGTACTTGTACATTGTTGGAAGGAAGAAGGAGATGATAGTTTGCGGTGGATACAATGTCTATCCTCGGGAGATCGAAGAGGTTATTTGCCAACACCCAAAGGTCGCGGAAGCTGCCGTTGTGGGCGTTAGAGATTCGGCTAGAAACGAGATTCCCAAGGCCTTTGTCCGACTGAACGAGGGCGAGGAGATGACGGAGCAAGAACTACTAGAATTCTGCGCGCAGAGAATGGCTTCTTATAAGGTACCGCGTCAGGTGGAATTTGTACCCGAGTTGCCGAAGAGCCCCTCAGGGAAAATCCTAAAGAGATTGCTACCCGCAAGCTAAACCAGACAAGTGTATATGGTTTCTTATGTCCGGCGGTGGTAAGGGTCAAATTTGTTCGGGTACTCGCGAGCTCAAGCTCAGGGGAACACCAGGGGAACTTCCCGCAAATTCAATTAATTTATACGTAAGACGTACCACTACAAACATGGTAGGGGTACGTCATTCTGTGATCTCACTACCAACCCGCGATTGGGCGTCCTTAATCCAGGGGGGGTAGAATTTTTCATGGAAAGATGGCCCTTACGCCGTATCCAAAGATGGAGCCTTCTTCTTGACTTGAATGGCCTGTCGGTCGGTCCCGCCGATGAACGCAAAAAAGTACGGCGACAAGATGAAGGATATCGCCGTACTATTATATGGAGGAGGTAATTTTAGGATGGGCTACTTCGTAATGGTACAGGCTACTGTAATGATATCGCTATTGATCTATGCACTGAGTGCGTCGGCTTCGTGGTTAAGCGGGTTGTCGACCGGTTTCTTGAGGAACCGCAACATGACCAAAGCGATAGCCAGGAATGCAGCCGCCACCAGGTATGCTCCATTATACGAATTCGTATAATCGACGATTCGGCCGCCCGTGATTGGACCGATTACTCCGGCGATTCCATATGCGGTAAACACTAGGCCGTAGTTCATACCGCTATGCTTTAGGCCATAATAATCGTACGTCATAGCAGGGAAAATACCGAGCAAAGAACCCCAACATATCCCGCAGGCTGTGATGCCACACACCAAGAGGCTGAAGTTAGTGTAGAACCTGAACAGTAGCATGTTTATCATCTGAACCATGAAGACAAGCATCAGGGTTTTCTCGCGCCCGAGATTGTCCGATAACCATCCGCCCAGGAAACGGCCCAAGCAATTGCAAACAGCGAGGAGAGAAACGAGGGCGAATCCCCATTCGATGTTGGCTTGCATTTTCCCAATCATGGCTGCTTGACTCGTTACCATAAGGCCTGCTACGACACCGAAAGCGTACATGCACCATATGAGATAGAATTGATAAGTAGAAAGCATTTCAGAAGGGGTATATTGCCGCTGCGGATTGGGGAGTACACTTGGCGAGGAATCTGAAGCTTCTTCTGCTTTGTAACCAGCCGTCGGCCGGGAGAGGAATTGCGCGAATATGAGGATTGCGATCATGAAGGCAATTCCCTCGATAATAAACGTCTTTTGGATGCCGACGTTACCTAACAGATACTGGGTCAACGGGGCGACGTAAACTGAGGAGAAGCCTAGCGCAGCAACCACTAACCCTCCGATCATGCCCCTCTTCTGCGGAGGGAACCAGCTCACTGC
The sequence above is drawn from the Syntrophothermus lipocalidus DSM 12680 genome and encodes:
- a CDS encoding 3-hydroxyacyl-CoA dehydrogenase family protein — encoded protein: MTIKKIGVLGAGAMGTGIAQVAAQAGYEVVLGDVEMAFVERSVANIGKLLDKNVEKGKMTAEQKNAIMGRFTLTTNLDDFATVDYFIEAIVEDLEIKKSTLAKVDKVLKPDVVMASNTSSMSITVLGSATNRPEKFVGMHFFNPVPVMRLCEIIRGYKTSDETVKIASELAQAFGKTTVEVKKDTPGFIVNRVMMPQFLEAIRLVEEGVATPQDIDTAVTLGLNYPMGPFTLMDFTGIDISKFVLDYFYEETKNPFWAPPYTLKAIIRAGKLGRKTGAGWYDYSK
- a CDS encoding enoyl-CoA hydratase/isomerase family protein, coding for MSYEAIQVTREGKVAVITLNRPPMNPLNSAVFRDLAKAADEFSTDARVKAVIITGAGGKAFAAGADVSEMATLTPVEVYSFCQGSKIAFSKLENLNKPVIAAVSGVAFGGGCELALACDFRIAADNAKFAFPETGLGIIPGGGGTQRLPRLVGATKAKELIFLGDIIDAVTAERIGLVNKVVPADALMEEAMRMANKLAEKPLVAIQMAKAAINLGGNVDLTSGLEAEIQNFVIAFASADGKEGLSAFVEKRKPNYTDK
- a CDS encoding acyl-CoA dehydrogenase family protein, whose translation is MSELPKGGTFLFGQTDPQSVFTPEDFTEEHKMVYRTALGFVNDKILPVMDDLEAKKEGLNRELLLMAGELGLLGTDVPEEYGGFAMDKISTSIVAECMGRAGGFAMTHGGQTGIGQLPIVYFGTHEQKMKYLPGIVSGEKVTAYALTEPGAGSDALAGKTWAVLSPDGKYYILNGTKQFITNAGFADLYIVFAKIDRDKFTGFIVEADSEGLSTGPEEHKMGIKGSSTRTVILEDVKVPVENVLFEIGKGHVIAFNILNMGRYKLAGNAVGNCKFAIELSAQYANDRRQFNQPIAEFGLIKEKLAEMNTRTYIAESMVYRTGGLLDQMMHTLDLSGPDSGQVAAKGIEEYALECSMNKVFATEVQGYVMDEGVQIHGGYGFTSEYTIERLYRDCRVYRIFEGTNEINRTVITSTLVRRGLKGDIPLKEAIEGLRARLASGIGPRQNEGELVQAAKDMLLLSLGVGIDKYGQGLLKHQEIVGKIADMAMLTFGMESGWLRAQKALANTGEADARIKLNMARVFINSAIGTIFNLAREVLAGLASGEELAGLLADLQKLCQYTPSNTIAMRREIAAAVSAAARYVA
- a CDS encoding acetate uptake transporter family protein, with the protein product MSGNNSGAGFANPTPAGLVALSMACFAFFALLTGRVDHSTTPVMAFWLLGGFIVQIVTGVIELREGNLPGGNIFTWFAAFFMFTTGCVFLFEYLGHSLNWHMSGAVEGWAWAALTLSLLFWTPAYLKAPLYLFAAIVFMDVACPMLTLMKLGILAPTVAPIIGWLMLIAGLLGLWLGACIVVNGVFGREVYPCPGPILKD
- a CDS encoding class I adenylate-forming enzyme family protein, with translation MVMNVCGLVSRNASLRPHSKAIICGDDGRIYSWSEFEKMVTRFSNALASMGVEKGDRVAIYLPNSPEFLFTYFAVARIGAIAVPFNILFRSGEITYVLNNSRAKVLVGASAETREYLAGAGGDVPHLEKVITVGERINGSLDFHALVSRAPEAFDVVDCSPDDIVSILYTSGTTGQPKGAMHSHGNLMAIGTLSSRILRIDDQDVLLTPTPFCHICFVLSALGPLNVGACSVTMRRFSPDKALELISRYRVTHFTGVPTMFIYMLHHFEEDKYDLTSWKYAYAAGASMPVQYIKEVEEKFGVEFAELYGLTETTSTVTYNRIGHGKKGSVGLAAEGTEVKLVDEAGNQARVGEVGEILVKGPGVFKGYWEMPEATREAFDGEWYRTGDLGKYDEEGYLYIVGRKKEMIVCGGYNVYPREIEEVICQHPKVAEAAVVGVRDSARNEIPKAFVRLNEGEEMTEQELLEFCAQRMASYKVPRQVEFVPELPKSPSGKILKRLLPAS
- a CDS encoding L-lactate MFS transporter codes for the protein MNKRNKGWIVTVGAMGVNLALGCFYSWSIIAAALVKELGYTKTQASLPFTALILLSALMMVPGGRIFDRYGPRVCGVIGGICTGIGFLLSGYATSLPMLVVSFGLIFGIGLGVGYAGTIPAAVSWFPPQKRGMIGGLVVAALGFSSVYVAPLTQYLLGNVGIQKTFIIEGIAFMIAILIFAQFLSRPTAGYKAEEASDSSPSVLPNPQRQYTPSEMLSTYQFYLIWCMYAFGVVAGLMVTSQAAMIGKMQANIEWGFALVSLLAVCNCLGRFLGGWLSDNLGREKTLMLVFMVQMINMLLFRFYTNFSLLVCGITACGICWGSLLGIFPAMTYDYYGLKHSGMNYGLVFTAYGIAGVIGPITGGRIVDYTNSYNGAYLVAAAFLAIALVMLRFLKKPVDNPLNHEADALSA